Proteins encoded within one genomic window of bacterium:
- a CDS encoding cytochrome c — MLRFIKGFSARAIDILLQARYASEQVPTWIGGFRLKPTVILLGLGLALSLAGCQPAEEKKAETTPSAPPAAESPAAPTTQAASPAAVDEAALKAKGEKVYAANCASCHQANGEGMPNVFPPLAGGEIPNGDAAEHIKTVLKGKSGPITVKGKQYNGAMPPFSQLTDEDIAAVVTYERTTWGNKGGAVSPDQVKALR, encoded by the coding sequence CTGCTCCGCTTCATCAAAGGGTTTAGCGCTCGGGCGATCGACATCCTTCTTCAAGCGAGGTATGCTTCCGAGCAGGTTCCCACGTGGATAGGAGGATTCCGTTTGAAACCCACCGTCATCCTGCTCGGCCTCGGTCTCGCCCTCTCGCTCGCCGGCTGCCAGCCCGCCGAGGAGAAGAAGGCCGAAACCACGCCCAGCGCGCCCCCCGCCGCTGAGAGTCCCGCCGCCCCCACCACCCAGGCGGCCAGCCCCGCCGCGGTGGACGAAGCCGCCCTCAAGGCCAAGGGCGAGAAAGTCTACGCCGCCAACTGCGCCTCGTGCCACCAGGCCAACGGCGAAGGCATGCCCAACGTCTTCCCGCCGCTCGCGGGCGGCGAGATCCCCAACGGCGATGCGGCCGAGCACATCAAGACCGTGCTCAAGGGCAAGTCGGGCCCCATCACCGTCAAGGGCAAGCAGTACAACGGCGCCATGCCTCCGTTCAGCCAGCTGACCGACGAAGACATCGCCGCGGTCGTCACCTACGAGCGCACCACCTGGGGCAACAAGGGTGGCGCCGTCAGCCCCGACCAGGTCAAGGCCCTGCGCTAA
- the ppc gene encoding phosphoenolpyruvate carboxylase, translating to MKRRIIQPRAPIALPPSHDGPDKDAPLRHDIRWLGELLGETLRQQGGESLYELEERLRALSKGFRQDPTTDHEDAICDLVSSLNVHEATGVIRAFAIYFGLVNAAEQHHRVRRRRAIQLDPHAPPQPGSLLDTFCHMHAAGVTPQALQDALDRLRLGLVVTAHPTEPNRKSVLSKWTRIGHLLFARDACELTPTECERQDDAIRAELTTLWQTDEIREARPTVDDELTSALYYFRSTLFEALPRLQRDMTSALDEAYPDERFEVPAAVRLGTWIGGDRDGNPFVTAETTWRTLTRLRAEALDLYERSLDALWTRYSFSDREHPALPELYEVIEGLGLLFPERLAQVRARNPHEPYRQMLALMRARLEAVTKPDAPERYTSAAAFAADLRLMDQALRAQGASIVADQELATLRRQVEAFGFQLATLDVRQNSRNHDEALDAILREAGVASDYGKQDEAGRQAALAQVFSSSRPLLPSEARLEAGPAETRQTMRMLARAIAEFGPDALDAYIVSMTEAPSDLLEVLALMQDAGLYRRRPDDTAESALDLVPLFETIPDLRAAPDVFCALLAHPAYRAALRARGDVQEIMLGYSDSNKDGGILSATWELYQAQQALTELAEAEGVRLRLFHGRGGSISRGGGPTHRAILAQPPGSVQGDLKITEQGEVLAWKYAQPALADRNLEQMVSATLMATLASQGDKAPNAAERAERFARISQEAYETYRALVFDDPAFPAFFRAVTPIAEIESLKIGSRPSRRREGGIESLRAIPWVFSWIQNRCLLPGWYAAGTALESFMTREADGREVMRDWYRSWPFFRTLIDNLEVSLTKADMAIARLYAGLAGSEGSALFERIQEEYDRTRAAILVISEQKELLERQPMLARSIRLRNPYVDPLNHLQVDLLRRKRASKKPDEDLDRALALTITGIAAGLRNTG from the coding sequence ATGAAGCGTCGCATCATCCAGCCCCGCGCCCCCATCGCCTTGCCTCCGTCGCACGACGGCCCGGACAAGGACGCTCCGCTACGCCACGACATCCGCTGGCTGGGCGAGCTCCTGGGAGAGACCCTCCGACAGCAAGGCGGCGAGAGCCTCTACGAGCTCGAAGAGCGGCTGCGCGCCCTCTCCAAGGGCTTCCGGCAGGACCCGACCACCGACCATGAGGACGCCATCTGCGACCTGGTCTCGTCCTTGAACGTGCACGAAGCCACCGGGGTCATCCGCGCCTTCGCCATCTACTTCGGCCTGGTCAACGCCGCCGAGCAGCACCACCGGGTGCGCCGCCGCCGCGCCATCCAGCTGGATCCCCACGCTCCGCCCCAGCCGGGCTCTTTGCTCGACACCTTCTGCCACATGCACGCCGCAGGAGTCACGCCCCAGGCCCTGCAAGACGCCCTCGATCGTCTCCGGCTCGGCCTCGTCGTCACCGCCCATCCCACCGAGCCCAACCGCAAGAGCGTGCTCAGCAAGTGGACGCGGATCGGGCACCTGCTCTTTGCGCGCGACGCTTGCGAGCTGACGCCCACCGAGTGCGAACGCCAGGACGACGCCATCCGCGCGGAGCTGACCACCCTTTGGCAGACCGACGAGATCCGCGAAGCGCGCCCTACCGTCGACGACGAGCTGACCAGCGCCCTCTACTACTTCCGCTCGACCCTCTTCGAGGCCCTGCCGCGCCTGCAGCGCGACATGACGAGCGCGCTCGATGAGGCCTACCCCGACGAGCGCTTCGAGGTGCCGGCGGCAGTGCGCCTGGGCACCTGGATCGGAGGCGATCGCGACGGCAACCCCTTCGTCACCGCCGAGACCACCTGGCGCACCCTCACGCGCCTGCGCGCCGAGGCCCTCGACCTGTATGAGCGCTCCCTCGACGCCCTCTGGACCCGCTACTCCTTCTCCGACCGCGAGCACCCCGCCCTCCCCGAGCTGTACGAAGTCATCGAAGGATTAGGCCTGCTCTTCCCAGAGCGCCTCGCCCAGGTGCGCGCCCGCAACCCGCACGAACCTTACCGGCAGATGCTCGCGCTCATGCGCGCCCGGCTCGAGGCCGTCACCAAGCCCGACGCTCCCGAGCGGTACACGAGTGCTGCCGCCTTCGCCGCGGACCTGCGCCTGATGGACCAGGCCCTGCGCGCGCAAGGGGCGAGCATCGTCGCCGACCAGGAGCTTGCGACCCTGCGTCGCCAGGTCGAGGCCTTCGGCTTCCAGCTCGCGACCCTGGATGTGCGGCAGAACTCCCGCAACCACGACGAGGCCCTCGACGCCATCCTGCGCGAGGCGGGAGTCGCCTCGGACTACGGCAAGCAGGACGAGGCGGGCCGCCAAGCCGCCCTCGCTCAGGTCTTTTCCAGCTCGCGCCCCTTGCTGCCCTCCGAGGCCCGCCTCGAAGCGGGTCCGGCCGAAACCCGCCAGACCATGCGGATGCTCGCGCGGGCCATCGCCGAGTTCGGCCCCGACGCCCTCGACGCCTACATCGTCAGCATGACCGAGGCTCCGAGCGACCTACTGGAAGTCCTCGCCCTCATGCAGGACGCGGGCCTCTACCGGCGCCGACCCGACGACACCGCCGAATCCGCCCTGGACCTGGTGCCCCTCTTCGAGACCATCCCGGACCTGCGGGCCGCCCCCGACGTCTTTTGCGCCCTGCTCGCCCACCCCGCCTACCGCGCCGCCCTTCGCGCGCGCGGTGACGTGCAGGAGATCATGCTCGGCTACTCGGACAGCAACAAGGACGGCGGGATCCTGAGCGCCACCTGGGAGCTGTACCAGGCACAGCAAGCTCTCACCGAGCTCGCCGAGGCCGAAGGAGTGCGCCTACGCCTCTTCCACGGCCGCGGTGGCTCCATCAGCCGCGGAGGCGGGCCGACCCACCGCGCCATCCTCGCCCAGCCCCCGGGCAGCGTGCAGGGCGACCTCAAGATCACCGAGCAGGGCGAAGTCCTCGCCTGGAAGTACGCCCAGCCGGCGCTCGCCGATCGCAATCTTGAACAGATGGTCAGCGCCACCCTGATGGCCACCCTCGCCTCGCAAGGCGACAAGGCGCCCAACGCGGCCGAGCGCGCCGAACGCTTCGCGCGCATCTCGCAGGAGGCCTACGAGACGTACCGGGCTTTGGTCTTCGACGACCCGGCCTTTCCTGCGTTCTTTAGAGCCGTCACCCCCATCGCCGAGATTGAGTCGCTCAAGATCGGCTCGCGACCCTCGCGTCGGCGCGAAGGGGGGATCGAGTCCCTGCGCGCCATCCCCTGGGTCTTCTCGTGGATCCAGAACCGCTGCCTCTTGCCCGGCTGGTACGCGGCCGGCACGGCCCTCGAAAGCTTCATGACCCGCGAAGCCGACGGGCGCGAGGTCATGCGCGATTGGTACCGGAGCTGGCCCTTCTTCCGGACCCTCATCGACAACCTGGAGGTCAGCCTCACCAAGGCCGACATGGCGATCGCCCGCCTCTACGCGGGCCTCGCAGGCAGCGAAGGATCGGCCCTCTTCGAACGGATCCAGGAAGAGTACGACCGGACCCGCGCGGCCATCCTCGTCATCTCGGAGCAGAAAGAATTGCTCGAACGCCAGCCGATGCTCGCGCGATCCATCCGGCTGCGCAACCCCTACGTGGACCCGCTCAACCACTTGCAGGTCGACCTCTTGCGTCGCAAGCGCGCGAGCAAAAAGCCCGACGAGGATCTGGATCGCGCGTTGGCGCTCACCATCACGGGGATCGCCGCCGGGCTACGCAACACGGGCTAA
- the radA gene encoding DNA repair protein RadA, whose product MAKIKTKYVCQQCASEQPRWMGKCPECNAWNSLVEEAISAPAPTGGTKAGTFKSPAIGRAPQRLRDVSIQDEERFSSGLDELDRVLGGGVVPGSLVLLGGDPGIGKSTLLLQVAQNLAAIGRRVLYVSGEESARQISMRARRLGAENDHLYVLAETDMSVIAATLSEVQPEWAVIDSIQAIYDPDLNSAPGSVSQVRGATGTLMRLAKDQGISLCIVGHVTKEGTLAGPRVLEHMVDTVLYFEGDRFKSYRLVRAVKNRFGSTNEVGLFEMQEAGLIEVTNPSAVFLAERTKETTGSAIVPTMEGTRPLLVEIQALVSPSTLASPRRAANGIEHNRMVQILAVLEKRVGLPLSKYDVYVNVVGGLSIEEPAGDLGVALAVASSMRDVALDPETIAMGEVGLNGEIRGINGLEARLKEAAKLGFTKAIVPSHSLDDKSLRLPKGLEVVGVNRLYDAIVKATVAPESARSEQLT is encoded by the coding sequence ATGGCCAAGATCAAGACCAAGTACGTCTGCCAGCAGTGCGCCTCCGAGCAGCCCCGCTGGATGGGCAAGTGCCCCGAGTGCAACGCCTGGAACTCCCTGGTGGAGGAAGCCATCTCGGCCCCGGCGCCCACCGGCGGCACCAAGGCCGGCACCTTCAAATCGCCCGCCATCGGCCGTGCGCCCCAGCGCCTCCGAGACGTTTCCATCCAGGACGAGGAGCGCTTCAGCAGCGGCCTCGATGAGCTTGATCGGGTGCTCGGCGGCGGCGTGGTACCAGGCTCATTGGTGCTCCTGGGTGGGGATCCGGGCATCGGCAAGTCGACCTTGCTCTTGCAGGTCGCTCAAAACCTGGCGGCAATCGGGCGCCGCGTGCTCTACGTCTCGGGCGAGGAGTCGGCCCGCCAGATCAGCATGCGCGCGCGGCGCCTCGGCGCCGAGAACGACCACCTCTACGTGCTCGCCGAGACCGACATGTCGGTCATCGCGGCGACCCTCTCCGAGGTGCAGCCCGAGTGGGCCGTCATCGACTCGATCCAGGCCATCTACGACCCCGACCTCAACTCGGCGCCGGGCTCGGTCTCCCAGGTCCGGGGCGCCACCGGCACCCTGATGCGCCTGGCCAAGGACCAGGGCATCAGCCTGTGCATCGTCGGGCACGTCACCAAGGAGGGAACCCTCGCCGGTCCCCGCGTGCTCGAGCACATGGTGGACACGGTGCTGTACTTCGAGGGCGATCGCTTTAAGAGCTACCGGCTGGTCCGCGCTGTCAAGAATCGCTTCGGCTCGACCAACGAGGTGGGCCTCTTCGAGATGCAGGAAGCGGGCCTGATCGAGGTCACCAACCCCTCGGCGGTCTTTCTCGCCGAGCGCACCAAGGAGACCACCGGCTCGGCCATCGTCCCCACCATGGAGGGCACGCGTCCTCTCTTGGTCGAGATCCAGGCGCTGGTCAGCCCCAGCACGCTCGCAAGCCCGCGCCGTGCGGCGAACGGCATCGAACACAACCGCATGGTGCAGATCCTCGCGGTGCTCGAAAAGCGCGTGGGCCTACCGCTCTCCAAGTACGACGTCTACGTGAACGTGGTGGGCGGCCTCTCCATCGAGGAGCCCGCGGGCGACCTCGGCGTGGCGCTCGCGGTGGCGAGCAGCATGCGGGACGTGGCGCTCGACCCCGAAACGATCGCCATGGGCGAGGTCGGCCTCAACGGCGAGATCCGCGGCATCAACGGCCTGGAGGCGCGCCTCAAGGAGGCCGCGAAGCTCGGCTTCACCAAGGCCATCGTGCCGTCGCACAGCCTGGACGACAAGAGCCTGCGGCTACCCAAGGGCCTGGAGGTCGTGGGGGTGAATCGCCTCTACGATGCCATCGTCAAGGCCACGGTCGCTCCTGAGAGCGCTCGTAGCGAGCAGCTGACTTAA
- a CDS encoding sugar ABC transporter permease: MVGKKQHPLKLGLIHLVLVLFCAFSLFPVLWVVSMALDPSSVARPTELHLIPRGISFEAFKQVLINPTEIDGVSFWQLLGNSLLVSLGTTAFGILFGASGAYAFSRLRFPGRKAGMMLFIVLQMFPAVCSIAPLYVLLSSLHIRTSLIGLMIAYAAGTLPFAIWNLKGYFDTVPKDLEEAALIDGCTRSQTFWRIVLPLSAPAVAVTALFGFMTGWTEIILAWTMLENPKTFTLAMALYGMVGQYETFKPWSQFAAMSIIISLPVVIVMLILQRFIVSGLTSGGVKG; the protein is encoded by the coding sequence ATGGTTGGTAAGAAGCAACACCCCCTCAAGCTGGGGCTGATCCACCTGGTCCTCGTCCTATTCTGCGCCTTCTCCCTCTTCCCGGTGCTGTGGGTCGTCTCCATGGCCCTGGACCCCAGCTCGGTGGCACGGCCGACCGAGCTGCACCTCATCCCGCGCGGCATCTCGTTCGAGGCCTTCAAGCAGGTCTTGATCAACCCGACCGAGATCGACGGCGTCTCGTTCTGGCAGCTGTTGGGCAACAGCCTCCTGGTGTCACTCGGCACCACCGCCTTCGGGATCCTGTTCGGTGCGTCGGGGGCCTACGCCTTCTCCCGGCTGCGTTTCCCCGGCCGGAAGGCCGGCATGATGCTCTTCATCGTGCTGCAGATGTTCCCCGCGGTCTGCTCGATCGCCCCGCTCTACGTCCTGCTCTCGTCGCTGCACATCCGGACCTCGCTCATCGGCCTGATGATCGCCTACGCAGCGGGCACCCTGCCCTTCGCCATCTGGAACCTGAAGGGCTACTTCGACACGGTGCCCAAGGACCTGGAGGAGGCCGCCCTGATCGACGGCTGCACCCGCAGCCAGACCTTCTGGCGGATCGTGCTGCCCCTTTCGGCGCCCGCGGTGGCGGTGACGGCCCTGTTCGGGTTCATGACCGGCTGGACCGAGATCATCCTCGCCTGGACCATGCTCGAGAACCCCAAGACCTTCACCCTCGCGATGGCCCTCTACGGCATGGTGGGGCAGTACGAGACCTTCAAGCCCTGGAGCCAGTTCGCGGCCATGAGCATCATCATCTCGCTGCCGGTCGTGATCGTCATGCTCATTCTCCAGCGCTTCATCGTGTCGGGGCTGACGAGCGGGGGCGTGAAGGGGTAG
- a CDS encoding sugar ABC transporter permease, giving the protein MTPKRKASDAATAYRFIAPAALVMSAITLYPLLYGIWMAFTNFSPRHIRHQDPQFVGLQNFVDIFRHAPYLDFSFLHVLGFNLLWTVANLVFHVGLGVGLALLINTPGLKGVKIYRALLILPWAVPTYVTSLVWKNMFDPEAGAINLLLKDWSKFLPFLPTNTDWLGQFPLAFYAVLLVNVWLGFPFMMMVASGALQAIPSDLYEAADLDGANPFQQFWTVTVPMLRPAMVPAIMLGFIWTFNQFNVIYFVTQGNPLGKTQILITQAYKLVDAGMYGVASAFAVVIFFILLGFTLLNLRLTKAAEEV; this is encoded by the coding sequence ATGACGCCGAAGCGCAAAGCCTCCGACGCCGCCACCGCCTATCGCTTCATCGCCCCGGCCGCGCTGGTGATGAGCGCCATCACGCTGTATCCCCTGCTATACGGGATCTGGATGGCCTTCACCAACTTCAGCCCGCGCCACATCCGGCACCAGGACCCGCAGTTCGTCGGGCTCCAGAACTTCGTCGACATCTTCCGGCACGCCCCCTACCTGGACTTCAGCTTCCTCCACGTCCTGGGCTTCAACCTCCTCTGGACGGTCGCGAACCTGGTCTTCCACGTGGGCCTCGGGGTGGGGCTCGCCCTGCTCATCAACACGCCGGGCCTCAAGGGGGTCAAGATCTACCGGGCCCTGCTCATCCTGCCCTGGGCGGTGCCGACCTACGTCACGAGCCTCGTCTGGAAGAACATGTTCGACCCCGAGGCGGGGGCCATCAACCTGCTCTTGAAGGACTGGAGCAAGTTCCTGCCCTTCTTGCCCACCAACACCGACTGGCTGGGGCAGTTCCCGCTCGCCTTCTACGCGGTGCTGCTGGTCAACGTCTGGCTCGGCTTCCCCTTCATGATGATGGTGGCCTCGGGTGCCCTCCAGGCCATCCCTTCGGACCTGTACGAGGCGGCGGACCTGGACGGGGCAAACCCCTTCCAGCAGTTCTGGACGGTGACCGTCCCCATGCTGCGGCCCGCCATGGTGCCGGCCATCATGCTGGGCTTCATCTGGACCTTCAACCAGTTCAACGTGATCTACTTCGTGACCCAGGGCAACCCGCTGGGCAAGACCCAGATCCTCATCACCCAGGCCTACAAGCTGGTCGACGCCGGCATGTACGGGGTGGCCTCGGCGTTCGCGGTGGTCATCTTCTTCATCCTCCTGGGCTTCACGCTCCTGAATCTCCGCCTGACCAAGGCGGCCGAGGAGGTCTGA
- a CDS encoding extracellular solute-binding protein, translating into MSRRVSSVLMASALTLVLSVAGCDRQTSRTTLTLWHAWGGVELAGLKETLSSFRDAHPEVEVVALQVPSDKLQDKYLRSTAANGGPDLVLGATDWVGKFAQSEVILPLDQVVSSRDLSRYLPVALDALRYEGRLYALPESLETLALYYNKRLVTGAPPTTVQDLFTLANSRDYWQGDYLLAYNTQFFFTAGYLFGMGGGLFGPKGDVSLAGPGAEHWLGLLRDLKRHPRIAAKSDYGRADGLFRDGKAAMTINGPWALGGYRQVLGDALGVAPLPMVEEGVPAVPFVGVKCVMFNPNSHQKQRAHALELALALTGAEAAERMQRVAGHIPAQRGVKIPAGDRLEAFAQQARWGTPLPPSPEMKEVWAPMDEAIEKVLTDVAQPPRALAEAREVISAKIEAVRKQ; encoded by the coding sequence GTGTCCCGACGAGTCTCTTCCGTCCTCATGGCATCCGCCCTGACTCTTGTGCTGTCGGTGGCCGGGTGCGACCGACAGACGTCCCGCACGACGCTCACGCTCTGGCACGCCTGGGGCGGGGTCGAGCTCGCCGGTCTCAAAGAGACCCTTTCGAGCTTCCGCGACGCGCACCCCGAGGTGGAGGTGGTGGCCCTCCAGGTCCCCTCCGACAAGCTCCAGGACAAGTACCTGCGTTCCACGGCCGCCAACGGCGGACCGGACCTGGTCCTCGGCGCGACCGACTGGGTCGGCAAGTTCGCCCAGTCTGAGGTGATCCTGCCGCTCGACCAGGTCGTCTCGAGCCGCGACCTCTCGCGCTACCTGCCGGTCGCCCTGGACGCGCTGCGCTACGAGGGCCGCCTCTACGCCCTGCCCGAGAGCCTCGAAACCCTGGCCTTGTACTACAACAAGCGCCTGGTGACGGGTGCGCCCCCCACCACCGTGCAGGACCTCTTCACCCTGGCCAACTCCCGCGATTACTGGCAGGGCGATTACCTGCTCGCCTACAACACCCAGTTCTTCTTCACGGCAGGCTACCTCTTCGGGATGGGCGGCGGCCTCTTCGGCCCCAAGGGCGACGTTTCACTCGCAGGCCCCGGCGCGGAGCACTGGCTCGGACTCTTGCGCGACCTCAAGCGGCACCCGCGCATCGCCGCCAAGAGCGATTACGGCCGCGCGGACGGCCTCTTCCGCGACGGCAAGGCCGCCATGACCATCAACGGCCCCTGGGCCCTCGGCGGTTACCGCCAGGTCCTCGGCGACGCGCTCGGCGTCGCCCCCCTCCCCATGGTCGAAGAGGGGGTCCCCGCCGTGCCCTTCGTCGGCGTCAAGTGCGTCATGTTCAACCCCAACAGCCACCAGAAGCAGCGTGCGCATGCCCTGGAACTGGCGCTGGCACTGACGGGCGCCGAGGCCGCCGAGCGCATGCAGCGCGTAGCGGGCCACATCCCCGCCCAGCGCGGCGTCAAGATTCCTGCGGGCGATCGCCTCGAGGCCTTCGCCCAGCAAGCGCGCTGGGGCACCCCGCTGCCGCCGAGCCCCGAGATGAAGGAGGTCTGGGCCCCCATGGACGAGGCGATCGAGAAGGTCCTGACCGACGTGGCGCAGCCTCCGCGGGCCCTCGCGGAAGCCCGCGAGGTCATCTCGGCCAAGATCGAGGCGGTGCGCAAGCAATGA
- a CDS encoding HAMP domain-containing histidine kinase, with protein MTTNMDAPTTSLTGAGSGLGDVLANIGHELRTPLTIIQGLSEILLDELDVGNVDADQHRDFLRQIHRASVSLGKLVETSIMLTKLNAGHLIIHLQPLHVGEAIERVLGQYADEVLVKEIEVGLDVDDDLPLVWADGLCLELALQALHDNAIKFNHQRGLIRWHAQPEGEVVRVTLVDSGVGIPAEKLQSLFTVFGQLDSGSTRRYGGLGLGLPLVRKLIESLGGEIAAASKGTNQGASFTFTLRQAAVLS; from the coding sequence ATGACCACGAACATGGATGCCCCGACGACGTCCTTGACGGGTGCCGGGTCGGGCTTGGGGGACGTGCTCGCCAACATCGGGCATGAGCTGCGCACCCCGCTCACCATCATCCAAGGGCTTTCGGAGATCCTGCTCGACGAGCTCGACGTGGGCAACGTCGACGCCGATCAGCATCGCGACTTCCTGCGCCAGATCCACCGTGCCAGCGTCTCGCTGGGCAAGCTGGTGGAGACGAGCATCATGCTCACCAAGCTCAACGCCGGTCACCTGATCATCCACCTACAGCCGCTGCACGTGGGTGAGGCGATCGAGCGCGTGCTCGGTCAGTACGCCGATGAGGTCCTGGTCAAGGAGATCGAGGTCGGGCTCGACGTGGACGACGATCTACCCCTGGTCTGGGCGGACGGTCTTTGCCTGGAGCTTGCCCTCCAGGCCCTTCACGACAACGCCATCAAGTTCAACCATCAGCGGGGCCTCATCCGCTGGCATGCCCAGCCCGAGGGCGAGGTGGTGCGGGTGACGCTCGTCGACTCCGGGGTGGGGATCCCCGCCGAGAAGCTTCAATCCCTCTTCACCGTCTTCGGCCAGCTCGACAGCGGATCGACCCGGCGCTACGGGGGCCTGGGGCTCGGCCTTCCGCTCGTTCGCAAGCTCATCGAGAGCCTCGGCGGCGAGATCGCGGCGGCGAGCAAGGGCACGAACCAGGGGGCCTCCTTCACCTTCACCCTGCGTCAAGCGGCTGTGCTATCGTAG
- the trpC gene encoding indole-3-glycerol phosphate synthase TrpC — protein sequence MTILDEILASKAQEVASLVAGTPPVRRTAPRSFMAHLRAHGPVALIAEIKRKSPSRPMIREAFEPAAMARAYEAGGAAALSVLTDAPYFGGSLSDMAAAREAVGLPVLRKDFLIDPRQVHEAYAAGADALLLIAAALTDDRLREMMAVCREVGLEFLLEVHTPDEMRRALALEAPLVGINNRDLKTFTVDLAVTRELATLARTAERVPMLVSESGIASPEDRSLLEAWGIEAMLVGESLLRQPDLTLAARELLA from the coding sequence TTGACCATCCTTGACGAGATCCTGGCCTCCAAGGCCCAGGAGGTCGCCTCGCTCGTCGCGGGGACACCCCCTGTCCGCCGGACCGCCCCCCGCAGCTTCATGGCCCACTTGCGCGCCCACGGTCCGGTCGCCCTGATCGCCGAGATCAAGCGCAAGTCGCCCAGCCGCCCGATGATCCGCGAGGCCTTCGAGCCTGCCGCCATGGCCCGCGCCTACGAGGCGGGCGGCGCGGCGGCGCTCTCCGTTCTGACCGACGCGCCCTACTTCGGCGGCAGTCTCTCGGACATGGCCGCCGCGCGCGAGGCCGTCGGCCTGCCGGTGCTGCGCAAGGACTTCCTCATCGATCCCCGTCAGGTCCATGAGGCCTACGCCGCCGGGGCGGATGCGCTCCTGCTCATCGCGGCGGCGCTCACGGACGATCGCCTGCGCGAGATGATGGCGGTTTGCCGTGAGGTGGGCCTGGAGTTCCTGCTGGAGGTCCACACCCCCGACGAGATGCGCCGGGCGCTGGCGCTCGAAGCCCCGCTGGTGGGCATCAACAACCGCGACCTCAAGACCTTCACGGTCGATCTTGCCGTCACACGCGAGCTGGCGACCCTGGCGCGCACGGCCGAGCGCGTGCCCATGCTGGTCAGCGAAAGCGGTATCGCCAGCCCCGAGGACCGCAGCTTGCTCGAAGCCTGGGGGATCGAGGCCATGCTGGTGGGCGAGAGCCTTTTGCGCCAGCCCGATCTGACCCTCGCAGCGCGGGAGCTCTTGGCGTGA
- a CDS encoding phosphoribosylanthranilate isomerase, with protein sequence MTRVKICGLTNEADVHLAVAEGAHAVGFVHVPASKRFVDADRLASLCRAAGPMTTRVAVIADLALDEAAALAETCALDALQLHGSEGTSYLAALRGRLRPGVSLYKALKVEGSEAIAEAHAFAPLVDALVLDSGGGTGQAFDWSLVEGLSTETALVVAGGLHPGNVGEVIQRLAPHGVDVSSGVEAAVGRKDPERLRAFFAEVRAADAFAPRRARV encoded by the coding sequence GTGACCCGGGTCAAGATCTGCGGCCTGACGAACGAAGCGGACGTTCACCTCGCGGTCGCCGAAGGCGCCCATGCGGTCGGCTTCGTGCACGTGCCTGCTTCCAAGCGCTTCGTGGATGCCGATCGCCTTGCCTCGCTCTGCCGCGCGGCGGGGCCCATGACCACGCGGGTCGCCGTCATCGCGGACCTTGCGCTCGACGAGGCGGCGGCGCTCGCCGAGACCTGCGCTTTGGACGCCTTGCAGCTTCACGGCTCCGAGGGGACCTCGTACCTCGCGGCCCTGCGCGGCCGTCTGCGGCCAGGGGTCTCTCTCTACAAGGCCCTCAAGGTGGAAGGCTCGGAGGCGATCGCCGAGGCCCATGCTTTCGCGCCCCTGGTGGATGCCCTCGTGCTGGACTCGGGGGGCGGGACGGGGCAGGCGTTCGACTGGAGCCTGGTCGAGGGACTCTCGACCGAGACCGCGTTGGTGGTGGCCGGCGGCCTGCACCCCGGCAACGTGGGCGAGGTCATCCAGCGCCTTGCGCCTCACGGGGTCGATGTGTCGAGTGGGGTGGAGGCGGCCGTCGGTCGCAAGGACCCCGAACGGCTGAGGGCGTTCTTCGCCGAGGTGCGCGCCGCGGATGCGTTTGCGCCCAGGCGAGCACGGGTATAG